The Desulfoscipio gibsoniae DSM 7213 genome contains a region encoding:
- a CDS encoding cobaltochelatase subunit CobN has protein sequence MFSRTYKLRKTAISIFLVLLALVVTLLIKVPVATADENVSTRVVMLIGSEGFLMPLVDAYDKLGNYPIDLKLFSSNDLVNEKKVQQFNQSLQDADVFLLEMIGGNGIQTVGPLLQDLPEEWKGKVLSTRSGSFPQYPQIDESQDSFLANYFKYGGVENMRRLVLHLASTYGQVTTGEQLDPINMPGRCIYHPDAEGLTFNVDGLYGTVCDAVYEAGNGATRGLVVNEVHRAVYDSVSAFVYQPDNMTRTLARLTVNQAVYDRGGDAPVFEAGDLYQTVAGAVYQAGQGDEGLQDFYNTVRQSVSEAVYQDGGSDAGLAIDMVYSALYDQAARDYLGDAQAMVYRAVYDALAGPELPGFDPAHVYQSVHDAVYLPTGGGGGIGLPPGTFDTLGGYLAWYKASGHFKEGAPWVGITTYDSFFKNSDSDMFLAVQRELEAGEANALLVFSDSSNRKTAFQDFFMPDGKRQVDFLIAAVGFNFIYGQPEEGIELFKQLNVPVMAPVYSSNLNEWQSNPAGISSEVAWQVAYPELDGRIEPVFMGGSTVVSVDESTGATIIKKVPLSDRVERLVGRALAWVNLQQKDNTDKKIALVYYNHHGGKDDIGASYLNSIASTAVILQALRDNGYRVEGELNPQAVEEMIRQRGRNVGSWAPGELDTLVQAGVLLLPVEKYLEWYATLPGELKAQVEKEWGPPPGNIMVYEGNLVIPGATLGNIFLGPQPVRGWGDDPSKIAHSPALPPPHQYIAFYFWLQKEFQADAVIHLGTHGTLEWLPGRSVGLGEADWPDVLMGDLPDIYPYIMNNPGEGTQAKRRGYAVTIDHLTPPMIQPGLYGALDELQQLVLDYQYAVSGGNTTRATNLQEQIIEKIKANNLDQDLGLNLETADFAQVASLLHDYLEELSTELMPYGLHTFGLPPQGEMLDLMVNSIINYDVAAREGSREEIRERLLLTTNEITNLLRALSGEFIEPGLGRDPVRVPDALPTGRNIVSFDPRMVPDAAAWKTGKEAADQLLEKFYAEQGRYPETVGVVLWAIETMRTQGESVALILRLIGTEPVWDKSGRVSTVKLTPLEELGRPRINVLVTISGLFRDTFSHTVGVLDEAFRQVALLEEDPENNLVRKTYLTLRDKLREQGLSEQEADDLAQARIFGDAPGTYGTGVSELGQATSAWEDSQDLVDTYMNRMSYVYGKTAYGVPAQDAFREILKSVDLVTQVRDSLWGVLDNDDVAQYLGGLKLAAEAASGNKVQSYIVNTRTGSPRVQTFSEFVGTELRSRLFNPKWIEGMLKEGYAGSREIGNHVANMFLVDATLEGIDDWAWQQIAETFVFDEKIMSQLDPFVMQSIIGWNLEAARRQMWQADQETLSKLADNYIQTVTQYGVVCCHHTCSNIVFNEWLASYATVDSEAMDKFKEVFYTSTDQKLNIASKQNQDQDHHAPSPHSSSSRKASPEPVEQVEQLQMNVEEPVEQVEQPQMDIEEAEPQSTPSPGAAAAPSQSQQLAQLSTPVGDKPAQHNTQQNIRTETQQSTQQETAKPEQGQKNVKAYEIKQESAHQSSSTGTKAVSFIALLAALGLVATFFKGYISK, from the coding sequence ATGTTCTCAAGGACATATAAATTACGCAAGACTGCAATCTCTATCTTTCTGGTATTATTGGCCCTTGTTGTTACTTTGCTAATTAAAGTGCCGGTGGCTACAGCGGATGAAAATGTCAGCACTAGGGTGGTTATGCTTATAGGCAGTGAGGGATTTTTAATGCCCTTGGTGGATGCTTATGACAAGTTGGGGAACTATCCTATTGATTTGAAATTATTTAGTTCTAATGACTTGGTCAATGAAAAAAAAGTTCAGCAATTTAATCAATCTTTACAAGATGCCGATGTTTTTTTGTTGGAGATGATCGGTGGCAACGGTATCCAAACGGTAGGACCGTTGCTGCAAGACCTGCCTGAGGAATGGAAGGGTAAGGTGCTTTCTACTCGGAGCGGTTCTTTTCCGCAATATCCACAAATTGATGAGAGTCAGGATAGCTTTCTAGCCAATTATTTTAAGTATGGCGGCGTGGAAAACATGCGGCGGCTGGTATTGCATCTGGCCTCTACGTACGGGCAAGTTACAACCGGAGAGCAATTGGACCCGATCAATATGCCCGGCCGGTGCATCTATCACCCGGATGCTGAAGGATTAACTTTTAATGTGGACGGGCTGTACGGGACGGTATGTGATGCGGTTTATGAGGCCGGTAACGGGGCGACCCGGGGGTTGGTGGTAAATGAAGTCCACCGGGCGGTTTATGATAGTGTTTCAGCTTTCGTATACCAGCCGGATAATATGACCCGGACACTGGCCCGGTTGACGGTAAACCAGGCCGTGTATGACCGGGGCGGGGATGCTCCGGTATTTGAGGCCGGGGATCTTTACCAAACAGTGGCTGGGGCTGTATACCAGGCCGGGCAGGGAGATGAAGGGTTACAGGACTTTTATAACACTGTGCGCCAATCTGTTAGCGAGGCGGTTTACCAGGACGGTGGTTCAGATGCCGGGTTGGCTATAGATATGGTGTACAGCGCACTTTACGACCAGGCTGCACGGGACTACCTGGGAGATGCCCAGGCTATGGTTTACCGGGCGGTATACGATGCCCTTGCCGGACCGGAGCTTCCCGGGTTTGACCCTGCTCATGTATACCAAAGTGTGCATGATGCCGTATACTTGCCCACCGGCGGGGGAGGCGGGATAGGACTCCCGCCGGGTACTTTCGATACTTTAGGCGGTTATTTGGCATGGTATAAAGCCAGCGGGCATTTCAAAGAGGGGGCTCCATGGGTTGGTATCACTACCTATGATAGTTTTTTTAAAAATAGTGATAGCGACATGTTTCTGGCTGTCCAAAGGGAACTGGAAGCCGGAGAAGCCAATGCACTCCTGGTTTTCAGCGACAGCAGCAACCGTAAAACGGCGTTCCAGGACTTTTTTATGCCCGACGGCAAAAGACAGGTAGACTTTCTTATTGCGGCGGTGGGGTTTAACTTTATCTACGGCCAGCCGGAAGAGGGTATCGAGTTATTTAAACAGTTAAATGTACCGGTTATGGCACCGGTTTACAGCAGCAATCTGAATGAATGGCAGAGCAACCCGGCCGGTATAAGCAGCGAGGTGGCCTGGCAGGTTGCCTATCCTGAGCTGGACGGGCGTATTGAACCGGTGTTCATGGGTGGCAGTACGGTAGTCAGTGTAGATGAAAGTACAGGAGCTACTATAATCAAAAAAGTGCCTCTTTCAGATCGAGTTGAACGCCTGGTAGGCCGGGCACTGGCCTGGGTCAACCTGCAGCAAAAGGATAATACGGACAAAAAAATAGCTCTTGTTTATTATAACCATCACGGGGGCAAAGATGATATCGGTGCTTCCTACTTAAACAGCATTGCCAGCACAGCGGTTATCTTACAGGCATTGCGGGATAACGGCTACCGGGTGGAAGGTGAACTCAATCCCCAGGCGGTAGAAGAAATGATTCGTCAGCGTGGAAGGAATGTCGGCAGCTGGGCGCCGGGGGAACTGGACACACTGGTGCAGGCGGGAGTTTTACTCCTGCCGGTAGAGAAATACCTGGAGTGGTACGCCACCTTGCCCGGGGAGCTGAAGGCGCAGGTGGAAAAGGAATGGGGTCCGCCCCCAGGCAATATTATGGTTTATGAAGGTAATCTGGTTATTCCCGGCGCTACGCTGGGCAACATTTTCCTGGGCCCGCAGCCCGTACGCGGGTGGGGGGATGATCCCTCAAAAATCGCCCATTCACCTGCTTTGCCTCCCCCACACCAGTATATAGCTTTTTATTTTTGGCTGCAAAAGGAATTCCAGGCCGACGCGGTGATCCACCTGGGCACCCACGGTACCTTGGAATGGTTGCCCGGACGGAGCGTGGGGCTGGGGGAAGCTGACTGGCCGGATGTATTAATGGGCGATCTGCCGGATATCTACCCTTACATCATGAACAATCCCGGCGAAGGAACCCAGGCCAAGCGGCGGGGGTATGCGGTGACCATCGACCACCTGACGCCGCCCATGATCCAGCCCGGGCTCTATGGCGCACTGGACGAACTGCAGCAGCTGGTGCTGGATTACCAGTATGCGGTGAGTGGGGGCAATACAACCAGGGCAACCAACCTGCAGGAACAGATTATTGAAAAAATTAAGGCGAATAACCTTGATCAGGATCTGGGCCTTAATCTCGAAACGGCTGATTTTGCTCAGGTGGCCTCCTTGCTCCATGATTATTTGGAAGAGCTGTCAACGGAGCTCATGCCCTACGGTCTGCATACCTTCGGCTTGCCGCCCCAGGGAGAAATGCTGGACCTGATGGTTAATTCCATCATTAATTACGATGTGGCGGCTAGAGAAGGAAGCAGGGAGGAAATCAGAGAACGCCTGCTTTTGACTACTAACGAAATAACTAATCTGCTACGGGCACTTTCCGGTGAATTTATCGAGCCCGGGTTGGGCCGGGACCCGGTGCGGGTACCCGATGCATTGCCTACGGGTAGAAACATTGTTTCCTTTGACCCGCGCATGGTGCCTGATGCGGCAGCATGGAAAACGGGCAAAGAGGCGGCTGATCAGCTTCTGGAAAAATTTTATGCGGAGCAAGGGCGTTATCCGGAAACGGTGGGCGTGGTCCTTTGGGCTATTGAGACCATGCGCACTCAGGGAGAATCCGTGGCTCTAATCCTTCGTTTAATCGGTACCGAGCCGGTTTGGGATAAGAGCGGCCGGGTGAGTACGGTGAAGCTTACTCCCTTGGAAGAACTGGGGCGACCGAGGATTAACGTACTGGTGACCATTTCCGGCCTGTTCCGGGATACCTTTTCCCATACCGTGGGCGTGCTGGACGAAGCTTTCAGACAAGTTGCTTTATTGGAAGAGGATCCGGAAAACAACCTGGTGCGCAAGACCTATCTAACTTTGCGGGACAAGCTCCGGGAGCAGGGTCTGTCGGAACAAGAGGCAGACGATCTCGCGCAAGCCAGGATCTTTGGTGATGCTCCGGGAACCTACGGGACAGGCGTTTCAGAACTGGGTCAGGCCACCAGTGCCTGGGAAGACAGCCAGGATCTTGTGGACACTTACATGAACCGTATGTCCTACGTCTATGGCAAGACTGCTTATGGTGTGCCGGCTCAGGATGCCTTCCGGGAAATCTTAAAGAGCGTGGATTTGGTTACCCAGGTGCGGGATTCCCTCTGGGGTGTGTTGGATAACGATGACGTGGCCCAGTACCTGGGGGGGCTGAAACTGGCGGCGGAAGCGGCCTCCGGTAATAAGGTGCAGTCATATATCGTCAACACACGCACCGGCAGTCCCCGGGTGCAGACTTTTAGTGAGTTTGTCGGCACGGAATTACGTAGCCGGCTGTTTAACCCCAAATGGATCGAAGGAATGCTCAAGGAAGGTTATGCCGGGTCCCGGGAGATCGGTAACCACGTGGCGAATATGTTCCTGGTGGATGCCACTCTGGAGGGCATCGATGACTGGGCCTGGCAGCAGATAGCCGAAACCTTTGTTTTTGACGAAAAGATAATGAGCCAGCTGGATCCTTTTGTGATGCAATCTATCATCGGTTGGAACCTGGAAGCGGCGCGACGGCAGATGTGGCAGGCCGATCAGGAAACGTTGAGCAAACTGGCTGATAATTACATTCAAACAGTTACTCAATATGGCGTGGTTTGTTGTCACCATACCTGCAGCAACATTGTATTTAACGAGTGGTTGGCCAGTTATGCTACAGTGGACAGTGAGGCCATGGACAAGTTCAAGGAAGTTTTTTATACATCAACTGACCAAAAGCTGAATATAGCCTCCAAGCAAAACCAGGATCAAGATCACCATGCGCCATCACCGCACAGTTCGTCTTCCCGCAAGGCTTCTCCTGAACCGGTGGAGCAGGTGGAACAACTACAAATGAATGTTGAAGAACCGGTGGAGCAGGTGGAACAACCGCAAATGGATATTGAAGAAGCCGAGCCGCAAAGTACGCCGTCACCCGGGGCCGCGGCAGCGCCAAGTCAAAGCCAACAATTGGCGCAGTTGTCTACACCGGTGGGAGACAAACCGGCCCAGCACAATACTCAGCAAAATATACGTACAGAAACTCAACAATCTACGCAACAGGAAACCGCAAAGCCGGAACAGGGGCAAAAAAATGTCAAGGCATACGAAATTAAACAAGAATCAGCACATCAATCAAGTAGCACCGGCACTAAAGCTGTTTCCTTTATAGCTCTGCTGGCTGCCCTTGGACTGGTGGCCACCTTTTTCAAAGGATATATCAGTAAATAA